A DNA window from Allokutzneria albata contains the following coding sequences:
- a CDS encoding sulfate/molybdate ABC transporter ATP-binding protein — translation MRARFRLARGAFDFDVELSVEPGEVVAVLGPNGSGKSTLLNLIAGLVRPDSGSLELGGRDLLGVPPHQRGIGLLAQEPLLFPHLTVLANVEFGPRAQRRADHRDVALRWLEEVDAAEFADRRPRQLSGGQAQRVALARALAADPELMLLDEPLTALDVDAAPAVRGLLRRVLRTRNRPAIMVTHDALDALVLADRVVVLDAGRIVEQGPTRAVLKRPRSAFAARIAGLNLVSGTTVDGGLRSSAGVFIAGRGTAGAGEDGVAVFAPAAVAVHRDNPHGSPRNALRVRLAGMEPHGDLIRLRAEDGLAADITPAAAAELELEPGQEVWFVVKATEVGVHAARGGV, via the coding sequence ATGAGAGCCCGGTTCCGGCTGGCGCGGGGCGCGTTCGACTTCGACGTGGAACTCTCCGTCGAGCCGGGGGAGGTCGTGGCGGTGTTGGGGCCCAACGGTTCCGGCAAGTCCACGTTGCTGAACCTGATCGCCGGGCTCGTGCGCCCCGACTCCGGAAGCCTCGAACTCGGCGGCCGGGATCTCCTTGGCGTGCCGCCGCATCAGCGTGGCATCGGTCTGCTCGCGCAGGAGCCGTTGCTGTTCCCGCACCTCACAGTCCTCGCGAACGTCGAGTTCGGCCCACGCGCACAGCGTCGCGCCGACCACCGCGACGTCGCACTGCGGTGGCTGGAGGAGGTGGACGCCGCGGAGTTCGCCGACCGCAGACCGCGACAGCTCTCCGGCGGGCAGGCACAACGCGTCGCACTCGCCAGGGCACTCGCCGCGGATCCCGAACTCATGCTGCTGGACGAGCCGCTGACCGCGCTCGACGTCGACGCTGCCCCAGCCGTGCGAGGGCTGCTGCGCCGCGTGCTCCGAACGCGGAACCGCCCGGCGATCATGGTCACCCACGACGCGCTGGACGCCCTGGTGCTCGCTGATCGCGTGGTTGTGCTCGATGCCGGGCGGATCGTGGAGCAGGGGCCGACCCGGGCGGTTCTGAAGCGTCCGCGCAGCGCCTTCGCAGCACGGATCGCAGGGCTGAACCTGGTGTCGGGAACGACCGTGGACGGCGGCCTCCGCAGCTCAGCAGGGGTGTTCATCGCGGGGCGCGGTACTGCGGGGGCAGGGGAGGACGGTGTCGCGGTGTTCGCTCCGGCGGCCGTCGCGGTGCACCGGGACAACCCGCACGGCAGCCCGCGCAACGCGCTGCGGGTCCGGCTCGCGGGCATGGAGCCGCACGGCGACCTGATCCGGCTCCGCGCCGAGGACGGCCTCGCCGCCGACATCACCCCCGCCGCGGCCGCCGAGCTGGAGTTGGAGCCCGGTCAGGAGGTCTGGTTCGTGGTGAAGGCGACAGAGGTGGGCGTGCACGCCGCGCGCGGGGGAGTATGA
- a CDS encoding MoaD/ThiS family protein, with protein MSVQSMTVRYFAGARAAAGVKAESVELAKASTVDDVLALLRERHGTRLTTVLPACSFLLDGVAVRDRAVIVRPGAELDVLPPFAGG; from the coding sequence ATGAGCGTGCAGTCGATGACCGTGCGGTACTTCGCCGGGGCCAGGGCCGCGGCCGGGGTCAAGGCGGAGTCGGTCGAACTGGCCAAAGCGTCCACAGTGGACGATGTGCTGGCGCTGCTGCGCGAACGGCACGGTACCCGGCTGACCACGGTCCTGCCCGCGTGCAGCTTCCTGCTGGACGGGGTCGCGGTCCGGGACAGGGCGGTCATCGTGCGGCCCGGCGCCGAGCTGGACGTGCTCCCCCCGTTCGCCGGCGGCTGA
- a CDS encoding ABC transporter permease, which translates to MPRLLWVPAFLGFAVIVLPVIGLLGRVEWSRLPALVTSDAALAALGLSMQTAACSTLVCLLLGGPLALVLARADFRGLRVLRSLVLLPLVLPPVVGGLALLYLLGRNGFLGQWLDIAFGLRLPYTTAAVVLAQTFVAMPFLVVSLEGALRTAGERYEAVAATLGAGRWTVLSRVTVPLLLPGIGSGVVLAFARALGEFGATIAFAGSLQGTTRTLPLEIYLQRESDVDAAVALSLLLVVIAIVVIVVARPRAVEGLR; encoded by the coding sequence CTGCCCAGGCTGTTGTGGGTACCCGCGTTCCTCGGGTTCGCGGTCATCGTGCTGCCCGTGATCGGCCTGCTCGGCCGGGTCGAGTGGTCGAGGTTGCCCGCGTTGGTGACCAGCGACGCCGCGCTCGCCGCTCTCGGGCTGTCGATGCAGACCGCCGCGTGCTCGACGCTGGTGTGCCTCCTGCTCGGCGGTCCGCTCGCGCTTGTGTTGGCACGCGCTGACTTTCGCGGGCTGCGGGTGCTGAGGTCGTTGGTGCTGCTGCCCTTGGTGCTTCCGCCTGTGGTCGGTGGTTTGGCGTTGCTGTACTTGTTGGGACGGAACGGGTTTCTCGGTCAGTGGTTGGACATCGCGTTCGGTTTGCGGCTTCCGTACACGACCGCGGCGGTGGTCCTTGCGCAGACCTTCGTCGCGATGCCGTTCCTCGTGGTGAGCCTCGAAGGCGCGTTGCGCACTGCCGGTGAACGGTACGAGGCGGTCGCGGCCACGCTGGGAGCTGGACGGTGGACCGTGCTTAGTCGCGTGACGGTTCCCTTGCTGTTGCCGGGAATCGGGTCGGGCGTGGTGCTGGCATTCGCGCGGGCTCTCGGCGAGTTCGGGGCCACGATCGCCTTCGCGGGCAGTCTCCAAGGGACGACGCGGACGCTGCCGTTGGAGATCTACCTGCAACGCGAGTCCGATGTGGACGCGGCGGTGGCGCTTTCCCTGCTGCTGGTGGTGATCGCGATCGTGGTGATCGTGGTCGCCCGGCCCCGTGCTGTGGAGGGGCTGCGATGA
- a CDS encoding HAD-IIA family hydrolase has product MDMDGVLVHEEHLIPGADDLVKELRDKDIPFMVLTNNSIYTPRDLRARLHRTGLDVPEEAIWTSALATAKFLDSQRPNGSAYVIGEAGLTTALHSIGYVLTDRDPDYVVLGETRTYSFEAITKAIRLVQAGARFIATNPDETGPSREGVLPATGSVAALIERATGRAPYFVGKPNPLMMRSALRALGAHSENTLMIGDRMDTDVRSGLEAGLATILVLSGISTVETADRFPYRPTRTITSVADLLGTADQPF; this is encoded by the coding sequence ATGGACATGGACGGGGTGCTGGTGCACGAGGAGCACCTGATCCCCGGCGCCGACGACCTGGTGAAGGAGTTGCGGGACAAGGACATCCCGTTCATGGTGCTCACCAACAACTCGATCTACACCCCGCGTGACCTGCGCGCGAGGCTGCACCGCACGGGGCTCGACGTGCCCGAGGAGGCGATCTGGACCTCCGCGCTGGCGACCGCGAAGTTCCTCGACTCGCAGCGCCCCAACGGCTCCGCCTACGTCATCGGCGAGGCCGGGCTGACCACCGCACTGCACTCCATCGGCTACGTGCTGACCGACCGCGACCCCGACTACGTGGTGCTCGGCGAGACCAGGACGTACAGCTTCGAAGCGATCACCAAGGCGATCCGGCTCGTCCAGGCGGGCGCGCGGTTCATCGCCACCAACCCCGACGAGACCGGTCCGAGCCGCGAGGGCGTCCTGCCCGCCACGGGCTCGGTCGCCGCGCTGATCGAACGCGCCACCGGTCGCGCGCCGTACTTCGTCGGCAAGCCCAACCCGCTGATGATGCGCTCCGCCCTGCGCGCGCTCGGCGCCCACTCGGAGAACACGCTGATGATCGGCGACCGGATGGACACCGACGTCCGCTCGGGGCTGGAGGCGGGGCTGGCGACGATCCTCGTCCTCTCCGGCATCTCCACGGTCGAGACCGCCGACCGCTTCCCGTACCGGCCCACTCGCACGATCACGTCCGTCGCGGACCTGCTCGGCACGGCTGACCAGCCCTTCTGA
- a CDS encoding maleylpyruvate isomerase family mycothiol-dependent enzyme, translating to MGIDYIATTVEQTAAFTAAVSKPGALTRCVPSCPEWTVADLVAHLGEVQTWWEHGLRSAGPVPDEAAVAELAKPGADLLAWWRERSESFLATLRATPADSPSWCWWSDNKLTTAAEVAERQAHEVLVHRWDAENALGAAVPFDPALAADGVREFLQRFLWGKPWSGPEGLVRLRATDTGDEWDVALRSAQPRRVPVYPEVPASAVVSGSAEELDLLLWRRVPVSALTVDGEVELVDALVRWTTLD from the coding sequence ATGGGCATCGACTACATCGCCACCACGGTGGAGCAGACCGCTGCGTTCACGGCGGCGGTCAGCAAGCCCGGCGCGCTCACCCGGTGCGTCCCGTCCTGTCCGGAGTGGACGGTGGCCGACCTCGTCGCGCACCTCGGCGAGGTGCAGACGTGGTGGGAGCACGGGTTGCGATCGGCCGGTCCGGTTCCGGACGAGGCCGCCGTCGCGGAGCTGGCCAAGCCCGGTGCCGATCTGCTGGCGTGGTGGCGGGAGCGTTCGGAGTCCTTCTTGGCGACGCTGCGCGCGACCCCGGCCGACTCGCCCTCGTGGTGCTGGTGGTCGGACAACAAACTGACCACGGCGGCCGAGGTGGCCGAACGCCAGGCGCACGAGGTGCTGGTCCACCGTTGGGACGCCGAGAACGCCCTGGGCGCGGCCGTCCCGTTCGACCCTGCTCTAGCCGCAGACGGCGTGCGGGAGTTCCTCCAGCGCTTCCTGTGGGGCAAGCCGTGGAGCGGGCCGGAGGGCCTGGTGCGGTTGCGTGCCACCGACACCGGCGACGAGTGGGACGTGGCGCTCAGGAGCGCTCAGCCGCGACGCGTGCCCGTGTACCCGGAGGTGCCCGCGTCCGCGGTGGTCAGCGGTTCGGCGGAGGAGCTGGATCTGTTGTTGTGGCGCCGCGTGCCCGTGTCCGCGCTCACCGTCGACGGGGAGGTGGAACTGGTCGACGCGCTCGTGCGCTGGACCACCCTCGACTGA
- a CDS encoding AfsR/SARP family transcriptional regulator, translating to MSSDVRFTVLGPLELVVDGAPVPVQAAKQRVVLAMLLLRSGRAVSIDDLIEALWGDSPPAEARNALQVHVMRLRRAIGGDLLRTVRGGYAMTLAADQLDLLRARELIDRAARCREDGSEESERALLSEALRLWRGPLLVEVESESLRRNEITSVLEMLLGALERRVDLDLAAGRHQELIGELTTLTAEHPLRERFWAQLMLALYRSGQQAEALAAYRKITTLLRAELGVGAGTSLRELHQAILVGSHDLAETPPRTAPRVVPAQLPADLADFVGRADRIDLVERTLLPAEGQRSVPVTVISGSPGVGKTALAVRAAHRLKRGFPDGQLYVDLRGYSSGEPVTTVDVLSRFLRALGVRPEQIPVDIDEQSALYRSVLSGKRVLVVLDNASAAEQVRALLPGDPGCSVLVTGRNELRGLVVGHGARTLRLEPFGVEESVALLAGLLGAEIGEDPAAVELAELCGHLPLALRIAGVNLAGSTKPDLAEYVSELKRGNRLAALAIPDESSAAVHAVFGLSYSALKPEARRLFRRLGLVPGPDFDGYVAAALLDEEPARASALLEQLAAVNVLAVSGPSRYYLHDLLRLYAEHLCTAEESSNDRESTVERLLDHYLRATDRATRMTHPDITRIALPDQEPRPWLPSFDDRETAVEWLDAERVNLVAAARSRTHPFAVHLADTARLYFSTGGHIAEWRSVAEAGLAAARELGDLRGEAAVHNSMARLYSDLAEYEAAAEQCRLGLALCEKGLPPSVEVSFLNNLGTAYAELGDTAQAQEYFERSLARSQVSGPPHVEALGMLNLGAIYIYRGLLVDAVRVQSAAVRMCAEHGFTTLEVLTANNLGIGHRELGEYSDAMNSMDHALNRSRELGLRSAEASVLASLAEVYRDLAEYERAHDLCLGAIETAKATQRRKTVADALNIAGGIELGRDRPDRALDRFREGLSLSRESNFTYGEIAALIGLADTNRLIGRLTEAVEFARLAESHARGVAFRLCEGKAISARARVHHDLGEFDEAIAQARRAVEVHTETGHRLGAARSLELLGALGDAAAAEQAVRILSDLGVPQR from the coding sequence ATGTCGTCTGACGTGAGGTTCACCGTGCTGGGCCCGCTCGAACTCGTCGTCGACGGCGCCCCGGTTCCCGTCCAGGCGGCCAAGCAACGCGTTGTGCTGGCGATGTTGTTGCTGCGGTCCGGGCGCGCGGTCTCCATCGACGACCTCATCGAGGCGCTGTGGGGGGACAGCCCGCCCGCCGAAGCCCGCAACGCCCTTCAGGTCCACGTGATGCGCCTGCGCCGGGCGATCGGTGGTGATCTGCTGCGCACGGTCCGTGGCGGCTACGCGATGACCCTCGCGGCCGACCAGCTCGACCTGCTGCGCGCGCGTGAGCTGATCGACCGGGCGGCGCGGTGCCGCGAGGACGGCTCGGAGGAGTCGGAGCGCGCGTTGCTCTCCGAGGCGCTGCGCCTGTGGCGCGGTCCCCTGCTCGTCGAGGTCGAGTCGGAGTCGTTGCGGCGCAACGAGATCACCTCGGTGTTGGAGATGCTGCTCGGCGCGCTCGAACGGCGTGTCGATCTCGACCTCGCCGCGGGGCGGCACCAGGAGCTGATCGGCGAGCTGACCACCCTCACCGCCGAACACCCGCTGCGCGAACGGTTCTGGGCGCAGCTGATGCTCGCCCTCTACCGCTCCGGCCAGCAGGCCGAGGCCCTCGCCGCCTATCGCAAGATCACCACGTTGTTGCGGGCCGAGCTCGGCGTCGGCGCGGGGACGAGCCTGCGCGAGTTGCACCAGGCGATCCTGGTCGGCAGCCACGACCTCGCCGAGACGCCGCCGCGGACGGCGCCGAGGGTGGTGCCGGCCCAGCTGCCCGCGGACCTCGCGGACTTCGTCGGCCGGGCGGACCGGATCGACCTGGTCGAGCGGACGTTGCTGCCCGCGGAAGGGCAACGTTCGGTTCCGGTCACCGTGATCTCCGGTTCGCCCGGGGTCGGCAAGACGGCGCTCGCCGTGCGGGCCGCACACCGGCTCAAGCGCGGGTTTCCGGACGGTCAGCTCTACGTCGATCTGCGCGGGTACTCCTCGGGTGAGCCGGTCACGACCGTCGACGTGCTGTCCAGGTTCCTTCGTGCACTTGGAGTTCGGCCGGAGCAGATCCCCGTCGACATCGACGAGCAGTCGGCGCTCTACCGCTCGGTCCTTTCGGGAAAGCGCGTACTCGTGGTGCTCGACAACGCCAGTGCCGCCGAGCAGGTCCGCGCGTTGCTGCCGGGAGACCCCGGGTGCTCGGTGTTGGTCACCGGGCGCAACGAGCTGCGCGGACTGGTGGTCGGGCACGGTGCGCGCACGCTGCGCCTTGAGCCGTTCGGAGTGGAAGAATCCGTTGCTCTGCTTGCCGGTCTGCTCGGTGCGGAGATCGGTGAGGATCCGGCCGCCGTCGAACTCGCGGAGTTGTGCGGGCACCTGCCTTTGGCGCTGCGCATCGCGGGCGTCAACCTCGCGGGTAGCACAAAGCCGGATCTCGCGGAGTACGTCAGCGAGCTGAAGCGGGGCAATCGCCTTGCCGCGCTTGCGATTCCCGACGAGTCCTCAGCTGCGGTGCACGCGGTGTTCGGGTTGTCCTACAGCGCGCTCAAGCCGGAGGCGCGCCGCTTGTTCCGACGGCTCGGTCTTGTACCCGGGCCGGACTTCGACGGTTACGTCGCCGCCGCGTTGCTCGACGAGGAGCCCGCGCGAGCTTCGGCATTGCTGGAACAGCTCGCGGCGGTGAACGTGCTCGCGGTGTCCGGTCCTAGCCGTTACTACCTGCACGACCTCTTGCGGCTCTACGCGGAGCACCTGTGCACCGCCGAGGAGAGCAGCAACGATCGCGAGTCCACTGTGGAACGTCTGCTGGACCACTACCTCCGGGCGACCGATCGAGCCACGCGCATGACGCATCCGGACATCACGCGGATCGCGCTACCGGACCAGGAACCACGGCCGTGGTTGCCGTCCTTCGACGATCGTGAGACGGCGGTCGAGTGGCTTGACGCCGAGCGCGTGAACCTCGTCGCCGCGGCGAGGTCCCGGACCCATCCTTTCGCCGTGCACCTCGCCGACACCGCGCGGCTGTACTTCAGCACCGGCGGGCACATCGCGGAGTGGCGCAGCGTCGCCGAGGCCGGACTTGCTGCGGCGAGAGAACTCGGTGACCTCCGCGGAGAGGCTGCCGTGCACAACAGCATGGCGCGGCTGTACAGCGATCTCGCGGAGTACGAGGCCGCCGCTGAGCAGTGCCGGTTGGGGTTGGCGTTGTGCGAGAAGGGATTGCCGCCGAGCGTCGAGGTGAGCTTCCTGAACAACCTCGGGACCGCCTACGCCGAGCTGGGGGACACGGCGCAGGCGCAGGAGTACTTCGAGCGGAGCCTGGCCCGGAGCCAGGTCAGCGGGCCGCCGCACGTGGAAGCGTTGGGAATGCTGAACCTCGGCGCGATCTACATCTACCGCGGTCTGCTCGTCGACGCCGTGCGCGTGCAGTCCGCCGCGGTCCGGATGTGCGCCGAGCACGGGTTCACCACCCTGGAGGTGTTGACCGCCAACAACCTCGGCATCGGCCACCGCGAGCTGGGCGAGTACTCCGACGCCATGAACTCGATGGACCACGCCCTGAACCGCAGTCGCGAACTCGGCCTGCGGTCGGCGGAAGCGAGCGTCCTGGCCAGCCTCGCCGAGGTCTACCGCGATCTCGCCGAGTACGAGCGTGCGCACGACCTGTGCCTGGGGGCGATCGAGACGGCCAAGGCGACGCAGCGGCGCAAGACCGTCGCCGATGCGCTGAACATCGCGGGTGGGATCGAACTGGGCCGCGATCGCCCCGATCGGGCGCTCGACCGGTTCCGCGAGGGGCTCTCGCTCTCGCGCGAGTCCAACTTCACCTACGGCGAGATCGCCGCGCTGATCGGTCTCGCCGACACGAACAGGCTGATCGGCCGGTTGACCGAGGCCGTCGAGTTCGCGCGGCTCGCCGAGTCGCACGCCCGCGGTGTCGCGTTCCGGCTCTGCGAGGGCAAGGCGATCAGCGCCCGCGCCCGGGTCCACCACGATCTGGGCGAGTTCGACGAGGCGATCGCCCAGGCCCGCCGGGCGGTCGAGGTGCACACCGAGACCGGGCACCGGCTCGGTGCGGCGCGCTCGCTGGAGCTGTTGGGAGCGCTCGGCGATGCGGCAGCGGCGGAGCAGGCCGTGCGGATCCTCTCCGACCTCGGGGTGCCGCAGCGGTGA
- a CDS encoding MarR family winged helix-turn-helix transcriptional regulator: MCGRALSAATVMFHTAVADRMGLSVTDHKCLDLARRAEGPVTAGRIAELSGLSTGAVTGVIDRLERAKFVRRVRDPHDRRKVLVEVLPKDSDEYSWMFQGLRDACERAVREHGAEEIELIISYLTRMTETLHRETKRLQEHKNG; this comes from the coding sequence ATGTGCGGGCGGGCCCTGAGCGCGGCGACGGTGATGTTCCACACCGCGGTCGCCGACCGGATGGGGCTGTCGGTGACCGATCACAAGTGCCTTGACCTGGCAAGACGTGCCGAGGGGCCGGTGACGGCCGGGCGCATCGCCGAACTGTCCGGGCTGTCCACCGGGGCGGTCACGGGCGTGATCGACCGGCTGGAGCGGGCGAAGTTCGTGCGCCGGGTGCGCGATCCGCACGACCGGCGCAAGGTGCTGGTGGAAGTGCTCCCGAAGGACAGCGACGAGTACTCGTGGATGTTCCAGGGCCTGCGCGACGCCTGTGAGCGGGCCGTCCGCGAGCACGGCGCCGAGGAGATCGAGCTGATCATCTCCTACCTGACCAGGATGACCGAGACGCTGCACCGTGAAACGAAGCGGTTGCAGGAGCACAAGAACGGCTGA
- a CDS encoding TOBE domain-containing protein, with amino-acid sequence MPHFRISEAAGLLGVSDDTVRRLVDSGVLTGHRDPAGRLVVDGAELAAHARDSARTATDPTGIGSSARNRFVGLVTDVVADRVMAKVEIQCGPHRVVSLMSSEAAEELGLRPGVLAVAVIKSTQVVVETP; translated from the coding sequence GTGCCGCATTTTCGAATTAGCGAGGCCGCCGGACTGCTGGGCGTCAGCGACGACACCGTCCGCCGCCTCGTCGATTCCGGTGTCCTGACCGGCCACCGCGACCCGGCCGGGCGGCTGGTCGTCGACGGGGCGGAGCTGGCCGCCCACGCCAGGGACAGCGCGCGCACGGCCACGGACCCGACCGGTATCGGCAGCTCCGCGCGCAACCGGTTCGTCGGTCTGGTCACGGACGTGGTCGCCGACCGCGTGATGGCCAAGGTGGAGATCCAGTGCGGGCCGCACCGCGTGGTCTCGCTGATGAGCTCGGAGGCCGCGGAGGAGCTCGGGCTGCGTCCCGGGGTGCTCGCCGTCGCGGTGATCAAGTCGACCCAAGTCGTGGTGGAGACCCCATGA
- a CDS encoding ESX secretion-associated protein EspG, which yields MWGRPERVLVVPAVVYEVWWERLGLGVMPYPLVVFQHGDDQHEREKVRTWASQWLAHHGLGERLAEALRIVADHEVELALVHTDREGQSRIGCFRRRGTVLRVVLRGDSVELAWLGDASLPGAAVAALPQCEAGRGQSVQVPADALALSGARWQQSGLISDGVEPLVAAGANRLQAQRFLTIYSGTSAMGQASAIRPVPGRSASVSAAHVSWLDTPEGRYVASVSGGYLTVAPANAGALSTRFAELLA from the coding sequence ATGTGGGGGCGGCCGGAGCGGGTGCTGGTGGTGCCCGCGGTGGTGTACGAGGTGTGGTGGGAACGCCTGGGGCTCGGGGTGATGCCGTATCCGCTGGTGGTGTTCCAGCACGGGGATGACCAGCACGAGCGGGAGAAGGTGCGGACCTGGGCGAGCCAGTGGCTGGCGCATCACGGGCTCGGCGAGCGGTTGGCGGAGGCACTGCGGATCGTCGCCGACCACGAGGTCGAGCTGGCGTTGGTGCACACGGATCGCGAAGGGCAGAGTCGTATCGGCTGCTTCCGGCGGCGCGGCACCGTCCTACGAGTGGTCCTTCGCGGCGACAGCGTCGAGCTGGCGTGGCTCGGTGACGCCTCGCTGCCGGGAGCGGCGGTCGCGGCACTGCCGCAGTGCGAGGCGGGGCGAGGGCAGTCGGTGCAGGTGCCCGCGGACGCACTGGCGTTGAGCGGTGCGCGGTGGCAGCAGTCGGGGCTGATCAGTGACGGCGTCGAACCGCTCGTCGCCGCGGGCGCGAATCGCCTTCAGGCGCAACGGTTCCTCACGATCTACTCGGGCACGAGCGCCATGGGGCAGGCGAGCGCGATCCGTCCGGTGCCGGGCCGTTCGGCATCGGTCTCCGCCGCACACGTCAGCTGGCTGGACACCCCGGAAGGCCGCTACGTCGCGAGTGTCAGCGGTGGTTACCTGACCGTGGCACCGGCCAACGCGGGCGCGCTGAGCACGCGGTTCGCCGAACTGCTGGCCTGA
- the moaA gene encoding GTP 3',8-cyclase MoaA → MRSAQGTPALPARPDEHALIDRFGRIATDLRVSVTDRCNLRCAYCMPAEGLDWLPGADLLTGAELSRLIAVAVRDLGVTEIRFTGGEPLLRKDIIDIIESAAALGPRPRMSLTTNGLRLPELAGRLKAAGLDRVNVSLDTLREDRFLAITRRNRLDKVLDGMAAAAAAGLTPVKVNAVLMRGVNDDEAVPLLQYCLDRGYELRFIEQMPLDPQHAWDRERMVTATEILDMLGTAFELTPHPSPRGGAPAERWVVDGGRGSVGVIASVTQPFCAACDRTRLTADGQIRSCLFARTETDLRGPLRDGASDEEIAALWRTAMWGKAAGHGIDDAGFAQPDRPMSAIGG, encoded by the coding sequence ATGAGATCAGCACAGGGCACTCCTGCGCTGCCCGCGCGGCCGGACGAGCACGCCCTGATCGACCGCTTCGGCCGGATCGCCACCGATCTCCGGGTCTCCGTCACCGACCGGTGCAACCTGCGCTGCGCCTACTGCATGCCCGCCGAGGGCCTGGACTGGCTGCCCGGCGCCGACCTGCTCACCGGTGCGGAACTGAGCCGGCTGATCGCCGTCGCCGTGCGCGACCTCGGCGTCACAGAGATCCGGTTCACCGGCGGCGAACCGCTGCTGCGCAAGGACATCATCGACATCATCGAATCCGCCGCGGCACTGGGCCCGCGCCCGAGGATGTCACTGACCACCAACGGCCTGCGACTGCCGGAGCTGGCGGGCAGGCTCAAGGCGGCCGGCCTGGACCGCGTCAACGTCTCGCTGGACACCCTGCGGGAGGACCGCTTCCTCGCCATCACCCGCCGCAACCGGCTGGACAAGGTGCTCGACGGGATGGCGGCGGCCGCCGCCGCGGGGCTGACCCCGGTGAAGGTCAACGCGGTGCTGATGCGCGGCGTGAACGACGACGAGGCCGTCCCGCTGCTGCAGTACTGCCTGGACCGGGGCTACGAGCTGCGCTTCATCGAGCAGATGCCGTTGGACCCGCAGCACGCGTGGGACCGCGAGCGCATGGTGACCGCGACGGAGATCCTGGACATGCTGGGCACGGCGTTCGAGCTGACCCCGCACCCGTCCCCGCGCGGCGGGGCGCCCGCGGAACGCTGGGTGGTCGACGGCGGCCGGGGCTCGGTGGGCGTGATCGCCTCCGTCACGCAGCCGTTCTGCGCGGCCTGCGACCGGACCAGGCTCACCGCGGACGGGCAGATCAGGTCCTGCCTGTTCGCCAGGACCGAGACGGATCTGCGCGGCCCGCTGCGCGACGGCGCCTCCGACGAGGAGATCGCCGCGCTGTGGCGCACCGCGATGTGGGGCAAGGCCGCGGGGCACGGCATCGACGATGCCGGGTTCGCCCAGCCGGACCGCCCGATGAGCGCGATCGGAGGATGA
- the modA gene encoding molybdate ABC transporter substrate-binding protein codes for MRRMTVLLSLLLVAACTSGPEKREVTVFAAASLKDAFTELEKSFESSRPGVDVRISFGGSSDLAQQIVNGAPADVFAAASPSTMDTVARAGLIDGRSEVFAVNTLRIAVPPGNPKGIRTLADLTKPGTSLVLCAPQVPCGAAAKQVATAAKLTFKPVSEEPDVRSVLGKVAAKEADAGLVYVTDVLSAPGKVEGVDFPESADALNEYPLALLKKTGQAQLAREFAELVRGQAGRDVLTRAGFGPP; via the coding sequence ATGAGGCGCATGACCGTCCTGCTGTCGTTGTTGCTGGTCGCCGCCTGCACCAGCGGTCCGGAGAAGCGCGAGGTCACGGTGTTCGCGGCCGCGTCGCTCAAGGACGCGTTCACCGAGCTGGAGAAGTCCTTCGAGAGTTCGCGTCCCGGCGTCGACGTGCGGATCAGCTTCGGTGGTTCCTCCGACCTCGCGCAGCAGATCGTCAACGGAGCACCCGCCGACGTCTTCGCAGCGGCAAGTCCGTCCACTATGGACACCGTGGCCCGGGCCGGACTGATCGACGGCAGGTCCGAGGTCTTCGCCGTGAACACGCTGCGGATCGCGGTGCCGCCGGGCAACCCCAAGGGGATCAGGACGCTGGCCGACCTGACCAAGCCGGGGACGTCGCTCGTGCTGTGCGCGCCCCAGGTGCCCTGCGGCGCCGCGGCCAAGCAGGTGGCGACGGCGGCGAAGCTGACCTTCAAGCCGGTCAGCGAGGAGCCCGACGTGCGCTCCGTGCTCGGCAAGGTCGCCGCGAAGGAGGCCGACGCCGGGCTGGTCTACGTCACCGACGTGCTCTCCGCACCCGGGAAGGTCGAGGGCGTCGACTTCCCTGAGTCCGCCGACGCGCTGAACGAGTATCCGTTGGCGCTGCTGAAGAAAACCGGCCAGGCACAGCTCGCGCGCGAGTTCGCCGAACTGGTGCGCGGCCAGGCCGGTCGTGACGTGCTCACCCGCGCCGGCTTCGGCCCACCGTGA